Proteins encoded together in one Cellulomonas gilvus ATCC 13127 window:
- a CDS encoding metal-dependent transcriptional regulator, with the protein MSDLIDTTEMYLKTVYELTEEGITPLRARIAERLGHSGPTVSQTVARMERDGLVVVTGDRHLELTELGRAKAVRVMRKHRLAERLLTDIVGLEWPYVHEEACRWEHVMSERVEKRLAALLDHPHFDPYGNPIPGLSEIGEEQTRIEFLDGVTPLVGADVAAGRVRVARIAEPLQVDVELLTRLADAGILPGVEITVERAPGTTTVGVPDGAVVLDLPDEVARHIFVGTV; encoded by the coding sequence GTGAGCGACCTGATCGACACGACGGAGATGTACCTCAAGACGGTCTACGAGCTCACCGAGGAAGGCATCACCCCGCTGCGGGCCCGGATCGCCGAGCGCCTCGGGCACTCGGGGCCGACCGTCTCGCAGACCGTCGCCCGGATGGAGCGTGACGGGCTCGTCGTGGTCACCGGTGACCGGCACCTCGAGCTCACCGAGCTGGGCCGCGCGAAGGCCGTGCGCGTGATGCGCAAGCACCGCCTGGCCGAGCGGCTCCTCACCGACATCGTCGGGCTCGAGTGGCCCTACGTGCACGAGGAGGCGTGCCGCTGGGAGCACGTCATGAGCGAGCGCGTCGAGAAGCGCCTCGCGGCCCTGCTCGACCACCCGCACTTCGACCCGTACGGCAACCCGATCCCCGGGCTCTCGGAGATCGGCGAGGAGCAGACCCGCATCGAGTTCCTGGACGGCGTGACACCGCTCGTCGGGGCGGACGTGGCCGCCGGACGCGTGCGGGTCGCGCGCATCGCCGAGCCGCTGCAGGTGGACGTCGAGCTGCTCACGCGGCTCGCGGACGCCGGGATCCTGCCCGGCGTGGAGATCACCGTCGAGCGTGCGCCCGGGACCACCACGGTGGGCGTCCCGGACGGCGCCGTGGTGCTGGACCTGCCCGACGAGGTCGCGCGGCACATCTTCGTCGGGACCGTCTGA
- a CDS encoding C40 family peptidase, translated as MTHARHRAARRPATPLTDFASAASEQLGTAGRRTAVVAASSGLVVSSMLGAAPAFAAPSDGASAGALAAVDTEALTAGARALLETAPVVSAPADAKWTIDDPALKIKLPAPKPDPVVVTTRTTTPDQTTRNAPRETVNSPIPQSVSGNKVLEIAARYVGVPYVSGGSSPSGFDCSGFTSYVYAQLGISLPRTSSAQHYAGTIVSRADALPGDLIWSPGHIGIYAGGNMQIDAPRPGKTIQFRSIWQSSPVFIRVG; from the coding sequence ATGACGCATGCACGGCACAGGGCCGCACGTCGGCCCGCGACGCCGCTGACGGACTTCGCCTCGGCTGCTTCGGAGCAGCTCGGCACCGCCGGCCGTCGTACCGCGGTGGTCGCCGCATCCTCGGGACTGGTCGTCTCGTCGATGCTCGGAGCGGCCCCCGCGTTCGCAGCCCCGTCGGACGGCGCGTCCGCAGGCGCACTCGCCGCGGTGGACACCGAGGCCCTGACCGCGGGCGCCCGCGCGCTGCTGGAGACCGCTCCGGTCGTCAGCGCGCCGGCTGACGCGAAGTGGACCATCGACGACCCCGCGCTCAAGATCAAGCTCCCCGCGCCGAAGCCCGATCCCGTGGTGGTCACGACCCGGACGACGACGCCGGACCAGACCACGCGCAACGCGCCGCGTGAGACGGTCAACTCGCCGATCCCGCAGTCGGTCAGCGGCAACAAGGTGCTCGAGATCGCCGCGCGCTACGTGGGCGTCCCCTACGTCTCGGGCGGCTCGTCGCCGAGCGGCTTCGACTGCTCGGGCTTCACGTCCTACGTCTACGCGCAGCTCGGCATCAGCCTGCCGCGCACGTCCAGCGCGCAGCACTACGCCGGCACCATCGTGTCCCGTGCGGACGCGCTGCCCGGGGACCTGATCTGGAGCCCCGGCCACATCGGGATCTACGCCGGCGGCAACATGCAGATCGACGCGCCGCGCCCCGGCAAGACCATCCAGTTCCGCTCCATCTGGCAGAGCTCGCCGGTCTTCATCCGCGTCGGCTGA
- the ddaH gene encoding dimethylargininase yields the protein MTATSPDANRAPGRTARHYLMCEPVHYTVSYEINPWMDKTRFTDAELAVRQWRTLRDTYLDLGHRVETIDPIPGLPDMVYAANGATVVDGTVYSASFRHPERQPEGPAYQKWFADRGYVTHTAAQINEGEGDLLVVGSVILAGTGFRTDRAAHAEAQELFGRPVVSLELVSPHYYHLDTALAVLSSDAANPQVAYFPPAFSEASRAVLEEMFPDAVLATERDAVALGLNAVSDGENVVVAPGAVDLTAALRERGYTPIPVDTSELLKGGGGAKCCTLEIRA from the coding sequence ATGACCGCCACGAGCCCCGACGCGAACCGCGCCCCTGGCCGGACCGCCCGCCACTACCTGATGTGCGAGCCGGTCCACTACACGGTGTCCTACGAGATCAACCCGTGGATGGACAAGACCCGGTTCACCGACGCCGAGCTCGCGGTGCGGCAGTGGCGCACGCTGCGTGACACCTACCTGGACCTGGGTCACCGGGTCGAGACGATCGACCCCATCCCCGGGCTGCCGGACATGGTCTACGCGGCGAACGGCGCGACCGTCGTCGACGGCACGGTCTACTCCGCGAGCTTCCGGCACCCCGAGCGGCAGCCCGAGGGGCCCGCGTACCAGAAGTGGTTCGCGGACCGCGGCTACGTCACGCACACCGCCGCGCAGATCAACGAGGGTGAGGGCGACCTGCTCGTCGTCGGGTCCGTGATCCTGGCTGGAACGGGCTTCCGCACCGACCGCGCCGCGCACGCCGAGGCCCAGGAGCTGTTCGGCCGGCCCGTGGTGAGCCTCGAGCTCGTCTCGCCGCACTACTACCACCTGGACACCGCGCTCGCCGTGCTGTCCTCCGATGCGGCGAACCCGCAGGTCGCGTACTTCCCGCCGGCGTTCAGCGAGGCGAGCCGCGCGGTCCTCGAGGAGATGTTCCCGGACGCCGTGCTGGCCACCGAGCGCGACGCCGTGGCGCTCGGGCTCAACGCGGTCTCGGACGGCGAGAACGTCGTCGTCGCGCCGGGTGCGGTGGACCTCACCGCCGCGCTGCGCGAGCGCGGCTACACGCCGATCCCCGTGGACACGAGCGAGCTGCTCAAGGGCGGCGGCGGCGCCAAGTGCTGCACGCTCGAGATCCGGGCCTGA
- a CDS encoding SRPBCC family protein, translated as MRPAHATLPLPPDEAWDLLVDARHHARWIPLTTVTTSGDPAVGVQVEAVTAGVFTDRMEILRADPPQGAAPGVAVFAKRGPVLLGHAQIAVRAAADGGSHVRWVEDVHLAGPLPRALTRAVLHVPLAVMMRLALRAARAEVTGVHGRHRG; from the coding sequence GTGCGTCCAGCCCACGCCACGCTGCCGCTGCCGCCCGACGAGGCGTGGGACCTCCTGGTGGACGCGCGTCACCACGCGCGCTGGATCCCGCTCACCACGGTCACGACGAGCGGCGACCCCGCCGTGGGCGTGCAGGTGGAGGCCGTCACGGCGGGGGTGTTCACGGACCGCATGGAGATCCTGCGCGCGGACCCGCCGCAGGGGGCCGCGCCGGGCGTCGCGGTGTTCGCCAAGCGCGGGCCCGTGCTGCTGGGGCACGCGCAGATCGCGGTCCGTGCGGCCGCCGACGGGGGCTCGCACGTGCGTTGGGTCGAGGACGTGCACCTCGCCGGGCCCCTGCCGCGCGCGCTGACGCGCGCGGTGCTGCACGTGCCGCTCGCGGTGATGATGCGGCTCGCCCTGCGCGCCGCGCGCGCCGAGGTGACGGGCGTGCACGGCCGACACCGGGGGTGA
- the rocD gene encoding ornithine--oxo-acid transaminase, whose translation MTALAPRPATASRLAPNYAPLPITLAMGEGAWVTDDEGRRYLDLLAGYSALNFGHRHPALVAAAHAQLDRLTLTSRAFDHDLLEPFAAALAGLVGPLVAGDEALVLPMNTGAEAVETAIKAVRKWGYQIKGVPADRATIVVADGNFHGRTTTIVSFSDDADAREGFGPFTPGFRSVPFGDADALRAAIDPTTVAVLLEPIQGEHGVIVPPEGYLAAVRAACDEAGVLLVADEIQSGLGRTGHVLACEAWGVRPDLVTLGKALGGGILPVSAVVGRADVLGVLTAGTHGSTFGGNALACAVGIAVVGLLSTGDVQAAARERGTELGAALDAMVAEGLLTGYRRAGLWAGLDVPHGTGRAACEAMLREGALAKDTHGRTLRLAPPLTITPEDLAEALARTTRALRTLA comes from the coding sequence GTGACCGCGCTGGCCCCCCGCCCCGCCACGGCCTCGCGCCTGGCGCCCAACTACGCCCCGCTGCCCATCACGCTCGCGATGGGTGAGGGCGCGTGGGTCACGGATGACGAGGGCCGCCGGTACCTCGACCTGCTCGCGGGCTACTCGGCGCTCAACTTCGGGCACCGGCACCCCGCGCTCGTCGCGGCGGCGCACGCGCAGCTGGACCGGCTCACGCTCACCAGCCGCGCGTTCGACCACGACCTGCTCGAGCCGTTCGCGGCCGCGCTGGCGGGTCTGGTCGGTCCGCTCGTGGCGGGCGACGAGGCGCTGGTGCTGCCGATGAACACGGGCGCCGAGGCCGTGGAGACCGCGATCAAGGCCGTGCGCAAGTGGGGCTACCAGATCAAGGGCGTGCCCGCGGACCGCGCCACGATCGTCGTCGCGGACGGCAACTTCCACGGCCGCACGACGACGATCGTGTCCTTCTCCGACGACGCCGACGCACGCGAGGGCTTCGGACCGTTCACCCCGGGCTTCCGGTCGGTGCCGTTCGGCGACGCGGACGCGCTGCGCGCCGCGATCGACCCGACGACGGTCGCGGTGCTGCTCGAGCCCATCCAGGGCGAGCACGGCGTGATCGTGCCGCCCGAGGGCTACCTGGCCGCGGTGCGCGCCGCGTGCGACGAGGCGGGTGTGCTGCTGGTCGCGGACGAGATCCAGTCCGGGCTGGGCCGCACGGGCCATGTCCTCGCGTGCGAGGCGTGGGGCGTGCGCCCGGACCTGGTGACGCTCGGCAAGGCCCTGGGCGGGGGCATCCTGCCCGTCTCGGCCGTCGTCGGGCGTGCCGACGTGCTCGGCGTGCTGACCGCCGGGACGCACGGCTCCACGTTCGGCGGCAACGCGCTCGCGTGCGCGGTCGGCATCGCTGTGGTCGGGCTGCTGAGCACCGGGGACGTGCAGGCCGCCGCGCGCGAGCGCGGTACGGAGCTGGGCGCCGCGCTGGACGCGATGGTGGCCGAGGGACTCCTGACGGGCTACCGGCGCGCGGGGCTGTGGGCGGGCCTCGACGTGCCGCACGGGACCGGCCGCGCCGCGTGCGAGGCCATGCTGCGCGAGGGTGCGCTGGCCAAGGACACGCACGGCCGCACGCTGCGCCTGGCGCCGCCGCTGACGATCACGCCGGAGGACCTCGCCGAGGCCCTGGCCCGCACCACGCGGGCGCTGCGCACGCTCGCCTGA
- a CDS encoding HNH endonuclease, giving the protein MSGTLVLNASYEPLCVVPVRRAVLLLLLDKAVVEQGSEALLHSERLTLVAPSVVRLQRYVRVPHRTRAAITRRAVLARDGERCAYCSGRADTIDHVVPRSRRGPHAWENVVAACARCNHRKADHLLSELGWELGFTPRVPRAPLAGILVHRPDWEPYLLGWADGVSVA; this is encoded by the coding sequence GTGAGCGGCACGCTCGTGCTCAACGCGTCGTACGAGCCGCTGTGCGTCGTGCCCGTGCGCCGGGCCGTGCTGCTCCTGCTGCTGGACAAGGCCGTCGTGGAGCAGGGCAGCGAGGCGCTGCTGCACTCCGAGCGGCTGACGCTCGTCGCGCCGTCCGTGGTCCGCCTGCAGCGCTACGTGCGCGTGCCGCACCGCACGCGCGCGGCGATCACCCGGCGCGCGGTCCTCGCGCGCGACGGCGAGCGCTGCGCGTACTGCAGCGGCCGTGCGGACACGATCGACCACGTGGTGCCGCGCAGCCGGCGCGGGCCGCACGCGTGGGAGAACGTGGTCGCGGCGTGCGCGCGGTGCAACCACCGCAAGGCCGACCACCTGCTGTCCGAGCTGGGCTGGGAGCTGGGGTTCACGCCGCGCGTCCCGCGTGCGCCGCTCGCGGGCATCCTGGTGCACCGGCCCGACTGGGAGCCGTACCTGCTGGGGTGGGCGGACGGCGTCTCGGTGGCCTGA
- a CDS encoding CAP domain-containing protein, whose product MRATQQTSLPTPRPAPEAPAGLLPTQRRAPGEPVAPPRASRRVRVTAVAAVATVALATAGGWIAQDRAERAERARVAAQEARARVDVVLTAQDVPVDTTARTAAGTWTRERDALVVALRDAVRRAAAAAEAAPHAGDARLTTLREAIAGARALTAADDATLTALRAAPAALTAPVEEVTAAEKRWRAAEERRRAEARAEAERRAAELRAPSTRTVDPPSTAPRIPAGGLVCRGTGGSGAQESSASAVGAAINAYRASRGLPQLAVVRSSTLVGHALAMGTAGGIWHSGGDNIVGCSGSPTASYLVQAWSHSGSHDAQMRRTDVGTMYVGAATQSGWLFSAVLFR is encoded by the coding sequence ATGCGCGCCACGCAGCAGACCTCGTTGCCCACGCCGCGCCCCGCACCCGAGGCGCCCGCCGGGCTGCTCCCGACCCAGCGCAGGGCGCCAGGGGAGCCCGTGGCACCGCCCCGCGCGTCACGACGGGTGCGCGTGACCGCGGTGGCCGCGGTGGCGACGGTCGCGCTCGCCACGGCCGGGGGCTGGATCGCGCAGGACCGGGCCGAGCGCGCCGAACGCGCACGCGTGGCCGCGCAGGAGGCCCGTGCCCGGGTGGACGTCGTCCTCACCGCGCAGGACGTGCCCGTGGACACCACCGCGCGCACGGCGGCCGGCACGTGGACCCGGGAGCGGGACGCGCTGGTCGTGGCGCTCCGGGACGCCGTGCGGCGTGCGGCGGCGGCGGCCGAGGCCGCCCCGCATGCCGGCGACGCGCGGCTCACCACGCTGCGGGAGGCGATCGCGGGCGCACGCGCGCTGACCGCCGCGGACGACGCGACGCTCACCGCGCTGCGCGCGGCCCCGGCCGCGCTGACGGCGCCCGTCGAGGAGGTCACGGCCGCGGAGAAGCGGTGGCGCGCGGCGGAGGAGCGCCGCCGGGCCGAGGCGCGCGCGGAGGCCGAACGCCGGGCCGCGGAGCTGCGCGCACCGAGCACGCGCACCGTGGACCCGCCCTCGACGGCGCCCCGGATCCCCGCGGGCGGGCTGGTGTGCCGCGGGACGGGCGGGTCGGGCGCGCAGGAGTCCAGCGCGTCGGCCGTGGGCGCCGCGATCAACGCCTACCGCGCCTCGCGCGGGCTGCCGCAGCTCGCGGTGGTGCGGTCCAGCACGCTCGTCGGGCATGCGCTCGCGATGGGCACCGCGGGCGGCATCTGGCACTCGGGCGGGGACAACATCGTCGGGTGCTCGGGCAGCCCCACCGCGTCCTACCTGGTGCAGGCGTGGTCGCACTCGGGCAGCCACGACGCGCAGATGCGCCGCACGGACGTCGGCACCATGTACGTGGGCGCCGCGACGCAGTCGGGCTGGCTGTTCTCCGCTGTCCTGTTCCGCTGA
- a CDS encoding DUF4012 domain-containing protein, translating into MSAQVDDASAAPTPDARPARPRRRARRVLLGVLALLLLVVAALAWLAYRGAGAVDALRDAQDALADVTAQDGALDGSESLAALEASLPALQDATARAEERTDDPVWRAAEHVPWLGDQLTAVRAVSLSLDEVAARALPATVQAGALLTGDGLRADDGRIDLAAVQDVAAPVADAAGVARTAHERVARLDRTDLVGLLDDAVGDVDDALTELAATLDGASDVTRLLPPLLGADGPRTYLVLALNSAELRTSGGIVGAVLELRVDDGRVSLVRQVAARDVAVADEPVLALSDAELAILGTPLGRYMQNASGSPDFPRTAAIATALWEADGGDPVDGVIATDPVTVRLVLRATGPLPGPGGKAIRGSTFLQKALRDVYLEVDDDAQADAYFAAVAATVLGAVGSGTGDAEELVRAAARSVDERRVRIWSAHPDEQAVLARSTIGGAFLSGGAPQAVGVFLDDATTAKLDYDLTSEVTVEELECSGPSPTATVRIDLAYDPPADVATWRDSVLGIRPHLLPRGWLDTRVTVYGPVGGQVGALAQDEGFVGVPLQEQGREVRTTAVVLAPGQETTLRVTVPVVDGVVDVWTTPTLGAPGAVLARCVAHS; encoded by the coding sequence ATGAGTGCCCAGGTCGACGACGCGTCCGCGGCGCCGACGCCGGACGCCCGGCCCGCCCGGCCCCGCCGCCGCGCGCGCCGCGTGCTGCTCGGCGTGCTGGCGCTGCTCCTGCTCGTCGTCGCGGCGCTCGCGTGGCTCGCGTACCGCGGTGCGGGAGCCGTGGACGCGCTGCGGGACGCGCAGGACGCGCTCGCGGACGTGACGGCGCAGGACGGGGCGCTGGACGGGAGCGAGAGCCTGGCCGCGCTCGAGGCGAGCCTGCCCGCGCTGCAGGACGCGACGGCGCGGGCCGAGGAGCGGACCGACGACCCGGTGTGGCGGGCCGCGGAGCACGTCCCGTGGCTGGGGGACCAGCTCACCGCGGTCCGTGCCGTGAGCCTGTCGCTCGACGAGGTCGCCGCGCGGGCGCTGCCCGCGACGGTCCAGGCCGGCGCGCTGCTGACCGGTGACGGCCTGCGGGCCGACGATGGCCGGATCGACCTCGCCGCCGTGCAGGACGTGGCCGCACCGGTCGCGGACGCGGCCGGTGTCGCGCGCACGGCGCACGAGCGCGTCGCCCGCCTCGACCGCACCGACCTGGTGGGCCTGCTCGACGACGCGGTCGGCGACGTGGACGACGCGCTGACCGAGCTCGCGGCCACGCTCGACGGCGCGTCCGACGTCACCCGGCTCCTGCCGCCGCTGCTGGGTGCCGACGGCCCGCGCACCTACCTGGTCCTGGCGCTCAACTCGGCCGAGCTACGGACCTCCGGCGGCATCGTGGGCGCGGTGCTCGAGCTGCGCGTCGACGACGGCCGGGTGTCGCTGGTGCGGCAGGTCGCGGCGCGCGACGTGGCGGTGGCCGACGAGCCCGTCCTCGCGCTGTCGGACGCCGAGCTCGCGATCCTCGGGACGCCGCTGGGCCGGTACATGCAGAACGCGTCGGGCTCACCCGACTTCCCGCGCACCGCGGCCATCGCGACCGCGCTGTGGGAGGCCGACGGCGGCGACCCGGTCGACGGTGTGATCGCGACCGATCCCGTGACGGTGCGCCTGGTGCTGCGCGCCACGGGCCCGCTGCCCGGACCCGGCGGCAAGGCGATCCGCGGCAGCACGTTCCTGCAGAAGGCCCTGCGCGACGTGTACCTCGAGGTCGACGACGACGCGCAGGCCGACGCGTACTTCGCGGCCGTGGCGGCCACGGTGCTGGGCGCGGTCGGATCGGGGACGGGCGACGCCGAGGAGCTGGTGCGTGCCGCGGCCCGGTCCGTGGACGAGCGCCGCGTGCGGATCTGGTCGGCGCATCCGGACGAGCAGGCGGTGCTCGCGCGCTCGACGATCGGCGGGGCGTTCCTGAGCGGCGGTGCGCCGCAGGCCGTGGGCGTCTTCCTCGACGACGCGACCACCGCCAAGCTCGACTACGACCTGACGTCCGAGGTCACCGTCGAGGAGCTCGAGTGCTCCGGGCCCTCGCCGACCGCGACCGTGCGCATCGACCTCGCGTACGACCCACCGGCCGACGTCGCGACGTGGCGCGACTCGGTGCTGGGCATCCGGCCGCACCTGCTGCCGCGCGGCTGGCTCGACACGCGCGTCACGGTCTACGGCCCGGTCGGGGGTCAGGTCGGGGCGCTCGCGCAGGACGAGGGGTTCGTCGGTGTCCCGCTGCAGGAGCAGGGGCGCGAGGTGCGCACCACGGCGGTGGTGCTGGCGCCGGGCCAGGAGACGACGCTCCGGGTCACGGTGCCGGTGGTGGACGGCGTGGTCGACGTGTGGACCACGCCGACGCTCGGGGCGCCCGGCGCGGTCCTCGCGCGGTGCGTGGCGCACTCGTGA
- the serC gene encoding phosphoserine transaminase, whose protein sequence is MPETLPTIPADLLPRDGRFGSGPSKVRAEQVEALASAGRTLLGTSHRQAPVRGLVGRVRTGLGELLGLPDGYEIALGNGGSTLFWDVATLCLVQQRSAHGSFGEFGAKFAAAAARAPFLDEPVVTTAAPGGVAVPALADGVDVYAWPQNETSTGAAAPVRRVAGSREQGALVVVDATSAAGGIPVDVAQTDVYYFAPQKSFASDGGLWLAALSPAAVERAARVEADRWVPESLSLSTAVASSRLDQTLNTPAIATLLLLAEQLDWMLENGGLEFAAGRSATSSGHLYAWAEARDWATPFVPDPAHRSPVVATIDLDPEIEASTVTKVLRAHGVVDVEPYRRLGRNQLRVAVYPAVDPDDVLALTACVDHVVEQLG, encoded by the coding sequence GTGCCCGAGACGCTGCCCACGATCCCCGCCGACCTGCTCCCCCGGGACGGCCGGTTCGGCTCCGGCCCCTCGAAGGTGCGCGCCGAGCAGGTCGAGGCGCTCGCGTCCGCGGGCCGCACGCTGCTCGGCACGTCGCACCGCCAGGCGCCCGTGCGCGGGCTCGTCGGCCGCGTGCGCACTGGGCTCGGCGAGCTCCTGGGCCTGCCCGACGGGTACGAGATCGCGCTCGGCAACGGCGGCTCCACGCTGTTCTGGGACGTGGCCACGCTGTGCCTGGTCCAGCAGCGCTCCGCTCACGGCTCGTTCGGCGAGTTCGGCGCCAAGTTCGCCGCCGCGGCGGCACGCGCGCCGTTCCTCGACGAGCCCGTGGTCACCACCGCCGCGCCGGGCGGCGTGGCCGTCCCCGCCCTGGCCGACGGGGTCGACGTCTACGCGTGGCCGCAGAACGAGACGTCCACGGGCGCCGCGGCGCCGGTGCGCCGCGTCGCGGGCTCGCGTGAGCAGGGTGCGCTCGTCGTCGTCGACGCGACGTCCGCCGCAGGCGGGATCCCCGTGGACGTCGCGCAGACCGACGTCTACTACTTCGCGCCGCAGAAGTCGTTCGCGTCCGACGGCGGCCTGTGGCTCGCGGCGCTGTCCCCCGCCGCGGTGGAGCGGGCCGCGCGCGTCGAGGCCGACCGGTGGGTGCCCGAGAGCCTGTCCCTGAGCACCGCGGTCGCGAGCTCGCGCCTGGACCAGACGCTCAACACGCCCGCGATCGCGACGCTGCTGCTGCTGGCCGAGCAGCTCGACTGGATGCTCGAGAACGGCGGCCTGGAGTTCGCCGCCGGTCGGAGCGCCACCTCGTCGGGCCACCTGTACGCCTGGGCGGAGGCGCGCGACTGGGCGACGCCGTTCGTGCCCGACCCCGCGCACCGCTCACCCGTGGTCGCGACGATCGACCTGGACCCCGAGATCGAGGCGTCCACCGTGACGAAGGTGCTGCGCGCGCACGGCGTCGTCGACGTCGAGCCCTACCGCCGGCTGGGCCGCAACCAGCTGCGCGTCGCGGTCTACCCCGCGGTGGACCCGGACGACGTGCTCGCGCTGACGGCGTGCGTCGACCACGTGGTCGAGCAGCTCGGCTGA
- a CDS encoding universal stress protein — MTRDDVVLVGVDGSAASLFALDWAAAEAVRRGWALHLVCAYALPSFAAASLDGGYAALDDTAIQEGAAAVLAEASARVAGCGVPVTAKVHTGDAAGVLVELSREARLAVVGTRGRGGFADRLLGTVSSALPAHAHCPTVVVPLRDAQGHRLPDDAELPHVRPVERIVVGVDGSPQAERALRFAVDEAIAWGASLTAVSGVPVGSMTGVLAWLPAAVDHEQVLSDVTEGLNVVVDRVLEGRELEVRRFALDGTGAELLTEFSAATDLLVMGSRGRGGFAGLLLGSTSQAVLHHADCPVMVVTQRCEDAA; from the coding sequence TTGACGCGCGACGACGTGGTCCTCGTGGGGGTCGACGGCTCAGCGGCGAGCCTGTTCGCCCTCGACTGGGCGGCGGCCGAGGCGGTGCGACGAGGCTGGGCGCTGCATCTCGTGTGCGCCTACGCGCTGCCGTCGTTCGCGGCGGCCTCGCTCGACGGCGGGTACGCCGCTCTCGACGACACCGCGATCCAGGAGGGCGCCGCGGCGGTTCTCGCGGAGGCGTCCGCGCGCGTGGCGGGGTGCGGAGTGCCGGTCACGGCCAAGGTGCACACGGGTGACGCCGCGGGCGTGCTCGTCGAGCTGTCGCGCGAGGCGCGCCTCGCGGTCGTCGGGACGCGGGGGCGCGGCGGGTTCGCCGACCGGCTGCTCGGCACGGTCTCCTCGGCGCTGCCCGCGCACGCGCACTGCCCGACGGTCGTGGTGCCGCTGCGGGACGCGCAGGGGCACCGCCTGCCCGACGACGCCGAACTGCCGCACGTGCGGCCGGTCGAGCGGATCGTCGTGGGCGTGGACGGCTCGCCGCAGGCCGAACGTGCGTTGCGCTTCGCGGTCGACGAGGCCATCGCGTGGGGCGCGTCGCTCACCGCGGTCTCGGGCGTGCCGGTCGGCTCGATGACGGGTGTGCTGGCGTGGCTGCCCGCGGCCGTCGACCACGAGCAGGTGCTGAGCGACGTCACCGAGGGGCTCAACGTCGTCGTGGACCGCGTGCTCGAGGGCAGGGAGCTCGAGGTCCGACGGTTCGCGCTGGACGGCACGGGCGCCGAGCTGCTCACCGAGTTCTCCGCCGCGACGGACCTGCTGGTGATGGGCTCGCGCGGGCGCGGCGGGTTCGCGGGGCTGCTGCTGGGCTCGACCAGCCAGGCGGTGCTGCACCACGCCGACTGCCCGGTCATGGTGGTCACGCAGCGGTGCGAGGACGCGGCCTGA
- a CDS encoding Lrp/AsnC family transcriptional regulator, whose product MTDPLDAAILRVLAVDARATFAQIGQQVSLSAPAVKRRVDRMRADGVIRGYTVRLDPAALGWQTEAFVELYCQGSTSPATMRAAVEQYPEVVAASTVTGDVDLMVQVRARDMRHLEQVVERLAAEPFVSRTRSTVVLSALVRRPDVMP is encoded by the coding sequence ATGACCGACCCCCTCGACGCCGCGATCCTGCGCGTGCTCGCGGTCGACGCGCGCGCCACGTTCGCGCAGATCGGCCAGCAGGTCTCGCTGTCCGCGCCGGCGGTCAAGCGCCGCGTGGACCGCATGCGCGCCGACGGTGTGATCCGCGGGTACACCGTGCGCCTGGACCCCGCCGCGCTGGGGTGGCAGACCGAGGCGTTCGTGGAGCTCTACTGCCAGGGGTCGACGAGCCCCGCGACCATGCGCGCCGCGGTCGAGCAGTACCCGGAGGTCGTGGCCGCCAGCACGGTCACGGGCGACGTCGACCTCATGGTGCAGGTGCGCGCACGGGACATGCGGCACCTCGAGCAGGTGGTCGAGCGCCTCGCGGCCGAGCCGTTCGTCTCCCGCACCCGCTCCACCGTGGTGCTCTCGGCGCTGGTGCGCCGGCCCGACGTCATGCCCTGA